The genomic window TTACTGGGCGGAATATGCGGCTTGCTAGCTGCAGGCTTTTTTGCCAAAACCAATGATCTTATAGACTTCCCTGAAATCGGCGAGCTGAGCATGGACAGCTTCCTCGATGTCCTTCCGGCTGGCCTAATTAAGGATATGCGCGACTTGGTGCAAGGCGAGCGAGAAGTCACAGATGCGTACGACTCTTTTTCAGTCGGCCTCAAGGCACGATCCGAGGGCCTACACGCTCACCATCCCGTGATCATGGTTCCAGGAGTCATTTCCACTGGCTTGGAATCCTGGGGAACTGCCAACACATCACGTCAATACTTCAGGAAACGCTTGTGGGGCAGTTGGACAATGATGAGGGCCCTCGTGCTCGACAAGGAGTTGTGGAAGAAGCATATCATGCTTGATAAGAAAACTGGCCTCGATCCGCCGGGCGTGAAATTACGGGCCGCGCAGGGCTTCGATGCCACAGACTTCTTCATTACGGGATACTGGATCTGGAATAAAATCTTCGAAAATTTGGCCACCATTGGTTATGACCCGACAAACTCTTTCACAGCTGCCTACGATTGGCGGTTGTCCTACCAGAATCTTGAGGTGAGAGACCGGTACTTTTCCCGCCTCAAGTCACACATTGAGTCTGCCGTGGAATATGATGGCGAGAAGGTGGTCCTAGCCTCTCACAGTATGGGCAGCCAGGTCGTTTACTACTTCTTTCACTGGGTTCAGTCAGAACAAGGTGGTCGCGGAGGAGAAGACTGGGTGGATCGTCACATCGGGTCTTGGATCAATATCAGCGGATGCATGCTTGGTGCAGTGAAAGACCTTACCGCGGTATTATCCGGTGAAATGAGGGATACCGCACAACTGAACGCCTTTGCCATATATGGGCTGGAGAAATTTTTGAGTAAAGAAGAGCGGGCGGAGATTTTTCGCGCCATGCCCGGTCTCTCTTCCATGCTGCCGCTCGGCGGCAACGCAGTTTGGGGTGATTTGAATTGGGCACCGGACGATCGACCGAACCAGAACTTTTCATATGGTTCTGTTCTCAATTTCAAGGTCGGGGCCAATTGGACCGCTCCGGACAAAAACATGACTGTTGACGGCTCTATGAAATACCTCTTTGAAACTACAGAGGACTGGTATCAGAAACATGTTAAAAACAGCTACTCTCACGGTGTTGCGCACACCGCAGCTGAAGTGGAAGCTAATGAGAAGG from Metarhizium brunneum chromosome 2, complete sequence includes these protein-coding regions:
- the plh1 gene encoding Phospholipid:diacylglycerol acyltransferase, which translates into the protein MATTLRRRAPRETQPVDDGSPTREDSPAIEPTAHIHVVEKAPRATRKRRNTFIFLLGGICGLLAAGFFAKTNDLIDFPEIGELSMDSFLDVLPAGLIKDMRDLVQGEREVTDAYDSFSVGLKARSEGLHAHHPVIMVPGVISTGLESWGTANTSRQYFRKRLWGSWTMMRALVLDKELWKKHIMLDKKTGLDPPGVKLRAAQGFDATDFFITGYWIWNKIFENLATIGYDPTNSFTAAYDWRLSYQNLEVRDRYFSRLKSHIESAVEYDGEKVVLASHSMGSQVVYYFFHWVQSEQGGRGGEDWVDRHIGSWINISGCMLGAVKDLTAVLSGEMRDTAQLNAFAIYGLEKFLSKEERAEIFRAMPGLSSMLPLGGNAVWGDLNWAPDDRPNQNFSYGSVLNFKVGANWTAPDKNMTVDGSMKYLFETTEDWYQKHVKNSYSHGVAHTAAEVEANEKDPKKWINPLETRLPNAPNLKIYCFYGVGKPTERAYYYRAPDQPASTRLKITIDTALTEGEVDHGVVMGEGDGTVNLLSTGYMCNRGWHMKRYNPGNSRITVVEMPHEPERFNPRGGPKTADHVDILGRQNLNELILRIAAGKGDTITDYVVSNISEYADKVKIYEEGEQKAAAKS